A single genomic interval of Psychroserpens sp. NJDZ02 harbors:
- the thrA gene encoding bifunctional aspartate kinase/homoserine dehydrogenase I: MTDLQYIDSIDYVTLSGKATKIKLSYQVFGKALHTAPIVLVNHALTGNSNVAGEDGWWSDLVGDNKVIDTKQYTVLAFNIPGNGYDGFLIENYKDFIARDIAKLFLIGLEKLNINSVYAMVGGSLGGGIAWEMVVLKPNLATHFIPVATDWKATDWLMANCQIQEQFLVNSKNPVHDARMHAMLCYRTPESFKSRFQRSKNEDLNLFNVESWLLHHGNKLQERFQLSAYKLMNQLLRTIDVTKGREPNTNVLDVIQSETTIVAVDSDLFFTAEENRETQKQLALTHSNVTYNEINSIHGHDAFLIEFEQLENIIKGIFKPALKEKKMKILKFGGKSLANGEGLNRVISIIENKIKAEENIAVVVSARGKATDQLESILEKAVKDEAYATDFDAFKKDQKGTIVVDFETEFLRLESLFAGVQLLGDYSPKIKDEVLAQGELISAKLITALLVDKNINAKVADARTFIKTDDTFGNAKPIDALSKKNVVAYFKQNNGTTVNIVTGFIASNRDNKTTTLGRNGSNYTAALLANYLDAEELQNYTHVNGIYTANPDLVADARKIERLSFTEANELANFGTTILHAKTIIPLIEKNIPLRILNTFNPEDKGTIITAQNKDKGIRSLSVLDNVALVNIEGRGLLGKVGVDARIFTALSKENISVSIISQGSSERGIGLVIEAEHANRAVIVLEQEFENDFYSQDINKISVIDDVSVISIIGQELSTFHKPFNTLIKNQIIPILFNNTITGENVSIVVRKKELHKALNVIHGEIFGISKKINLAIFGHGLVGGALVNQIIASAKDIEKRKGIKLNIFAIANSQKALFSKNGIDKNWKNTLETNGENYKIEDVFQFAKDNHLENLIAIDNTSSLEFVSNYIKLVEQGFDLVSSNKIANTIDLEFYNQLRNTLEKHQKSYLYETNVGAGLPLIDTIKLLHLSGENIVRIRGVFSGSLSYLFNTFSSQDTSFATVLQQALDKGFTEPNPREDLSGNDVARKLLILARELDLHNEISDVTIENLIPEPLREIETAQFLDSLDEMNTVFQKIKEAQKEGHVLRYIGDLHGDLSQENGAQLDVKLESVPSQSPLGALQGADSIFEIYTESYGEKPIVIQGAGAGASVTARGVFGDILRLTEKNN, translated from the coding sequence ATGACAGATTTACAATACATAGACAGTATCGATTATGTTACTCTAAGTGGTAAGGCAACTAAAATAAAGTTGTCTTATCAAGTGTTTGGTAAAGCATTACATACAGCTCCAATTGTATTGGTAAATCATGCGCTAACGGGTAATAGTAATGTTGCAGGAGAAGATGGTTGGTGGTCAGATTTGGTTGGCGATAATAAAGTTATCGACACTAAACAATATACTGTTTTAGCGTTTAATATTCCAGGAAACGGATATGATGGTTTTTTAATTGAAAATTATAAAGATTTTATTGCTAGAGATATAGCAAAACTATTTTTAATAGGATTAGAAAAACTAAACATCAACTCGGTTTACGCTATGGTTGGTGGCTCTCTTGGAGGCGGAATTGCATGGGAAATGGTCGTTTTAAAACCCAATTTAGCAACCCACTTTATTCCTGTAGCAACAGATTGGAAAGCAACAGATTGGTTAATGGCTAATTGTCAAATACAAGAACAGTTTTTGGTCAATTCTAAAAACCCAGTACATGACGCTCGCATGCATGCTATGTTATGCTATCGTACACCGGAGTCTTTTAAATCAAGGTTTCAACGTTCTAAAAACGAAGACTTAAATCTGTTTAATGTCGAAAGTTGGTTGCTGCATCATGGTAATAAATTGCAAGAGCGTTTTCAGCTGTCGGCTTACAAGTTAATGAATCAATTATTACGCACAATTGATGTTACTAAAGGTCGGGAGCCAAATACAAATGTGTTAGATGTTATTCAATCTGAAACTACAATTGTTGCAGTAGATTCTGATTTGTTTTTTACTGCTGAAGAAAACAGAGAAACACAAAAACAGTTAGCGTTAACGCATTCAAATGTGACTTACAATGAAATTAATTCCATTCATGGTCATGATGCTTTTTTAATTGAGTTCGAGCAACTCGAAAACATAATTAAAGGCATTTTTAAACCTGCATTAAAAGAAAAGAAAATGAAGATATTAAAATTCGGAGGAAAATCTCTAGCCAATGGTGAAGGTTTAAATCGCGTTATTTCTATTATTGAAAATAAAATTAAAGCCGAAGAAAATATAGCTGTTGTTGTTTCTGCAAGAGGAAAAGCTACAGATCAACTAGAAAGTATACTTGAAAAAGCTGTAAAAGATGAGGCTTATGCTACAGATTTTGATGCTTTTAAAAAGGATCAAAAAGGAACGATTGTAGTAGATTTTGAAACAGAATTTTTAAGATTAGAAAGTTTGTTTGCAGGTGTGCAATTGTTAGGGGATTATAGCCCGAAAATTAAAGATGAAGTTTTAGCGCAAGGCGAATTGATTTCAGCTAAATTAATTACAGCATTATTAGTGGATAAGAATATTAATGCAAAAGTGGCAGATGCTAGAACGTTTATAAAAACAGACGATACCTTTGGTAATGCAAAACCAATAGATGCGCTGTCTAAGAAAAATGTAGTTGCTTATTTTAAACAAAATAATGGCACTACAGTAAATATTGTAACTGGTTTTATAGCGTCTAATAGAGATAATAAAACAACAACTTTAGGTCGTAATGGTAGTAATTACACTGCTGCATTATTGGCTAATTATCTTGATGCTGAAGAGTTGCAAAACTATACGCATGTTAATGGTATTTATACCGCTAATCCAGATTTGGTAGCAGATGCTAGAAAAATTGAAAGACTGTCTTTTACAGAGGCAAACGAGTTGGCCAATTTTGGGACGACCATTTTACACGCAAAAACTATTATTCCTTTAATAGAAAAAAATATTCCATTACGTATTTTAAACACATTCAATCCGGAAGATAAAGGCACAATAATAACGGCTCAAAATAAAGATAAAGGTATCCGTTCGTTATCTGTTTTAGATAATGTGGCTTTAGTAAATATCGAAGGTCGTGGTTTATTAGGTAAAGTAGGTGTAGATGCTAGGATTTTTACTGCTTTAAGTAAAGAGAATATAAGCGTTAGTATTATTTCTCAAGGCTCGTCAGAGCGTGGCATTGGTTTGGTCATTGAAGCCGAACACGCAAATAGAGCCGTTATTGTTTTGGAACAAGAGTTCGAGAATGATTTCTATTCGCAAGACATTAATAAAATTAGTGTTATAGACGATGTGTCTGTCATTTCAATTATTGGTCAAGAGCTAAGCACGTTTCACAAACCATTTAATACCTTAATTAAAAACCAGATTATTCCTATCCTTTTCAATAACACAATTACTGGCGAAAATGTGAGTATTGTGGTTAGAAAAAAGGAACTTCATAAAGCCTTGAATGTTATTCATGGAGAGATCTTCGGAATCTCAAAAAAGATAAATCTAGCCATTTTTGGACATGGTTTAGTTGGTGGAGCTTTAGTGAATCAAATTATTGCTTCAGCTAAAGATATCGAAAAACGTAAAGGGATTAAGCTTAATATTTTTGCGATTGCCAATTCCCAAAAGGCATTATTTAGCAAAAACGGAATCGATAAAAACTGGAAAAACACATTAGAAACTAACGGTGAAAATTATAAGATTGAAGATGTCTTTCAGTTTGCAAAAGACAATCATTTAGAAAACTTAATAGCTATAGATAATACGTCAAGTTTAGAATTTGTATCTAATTATATTAAGTTGGTAGAGCAAGGTTTCGATTTAGTTTCGTCTAATAAAATAGCCAATACTATAGATTTAGAATTTTATAACCAATTACGTAATACTTTAGAGAAACATCAAAAAAGTTATTTATACGAAACTAATGTTGGTGCAGGTTTGCCGCTAATAGATACTATTAAATTGTTGCACCTTTCGGGTGAAAATATTGTGCGTATTCGTGGTGTGTTTTCTGGATCGTTAAGTTATTTGTTTAATACATTTTCTTCGCAAGACACCTCGTTTGCAACCGTATTACAGCAAGCTCTGGATAAAGGGTTTACAGAACCAAATCCAAGAGAAGATTTAAGCGGAAACGATGTCGCAAGAAAACTATTAATCTTAGCGAGAGAATTAGATTTACATAATGAAATTAGCGATGTAACTATCGAAAACCTAATTCCAGAACCGCTTAGAGAAATTGAAACGGCTCAGTTTTTAGATAGTTTAGATGAAATGAATACTGTTTTTCAAAAGATAAAAGAAGCACAAAAAGAAGGTCACGTATTAAGATATATTGGCGATTTACACGGTGATTTATCGCAAGAAAATGGAGCGCAATTAGATGTTAAACTGGAGTCTGTGCCTAGTCAATCGCCTTTAGGAGCATTACAAGGGGCCGATTCTATTTTCGAAATATACACAGAAAGTTATGGCGAAAAACCCATTGTTATTCAAGGTGCAGGAGCAGGAGCATCAGTAACAGCAAGAGGTGTTTTTGGAGATATTTTAAGACTAACAGAAAAAAATAATTAA
- a CDS encoding OsmC family protein, with protein MSDLKFSVAGVSTSATQFVGKARQFKLVIDEPEALNGADEGANPVEYILAGFAGCVNVVGHLVAKELGFKIDKLNIEVSGDINPGKFLGTSNNERAGFKNIELKLVPETTASIETLVKWLEIVEARCPVRDNLSNNTPVKISVQKEYNLN; from the coding sequence ATGAGTGATTTAAAATTTTCAGTAGCAGGAGTAAGCACATCTGCGACGCAATTTGTTGGAAAAGCAAGGCAGTTTAAATTAGTAATAGATGAGCCCGAAGCTTTAAATGGTGCAGACGAAGGCGCTAACCCAGTAGAATATATTCTCGCTGGATTTGCTGGCTGTGTTAACGTTGTTGGTCATTTAGTGGCGAAAGAACTTGGTTTTAAAATTGATAAATTGAACATAGAAGTGTCAGGAGATATTAACCCAGGTAAGTTTCTAGGGACATCAAATAATGAGCGTGCAGGTTTTAAAAATATAGAATTAAAACTAGTGCCAGAAACTACTGCAAGCATTGAAACATTAGTTAAATGGTTAGAAATTGTTGAAGCACGATGTCCAGTTAGAGATAATTTATCTAATAATACACCAGTAAAAATCTCAGTACAAAAAGAATACAATCTTAATTAA
- a CDS encoding rhodanese-like domain-containing protein produces MSNNSEFKNIQEYLDKGAVILDVRTEGEYNEGHVDNSLHIVLDELEYEIDQLKALDKPIITCCRSGARSERAKELLEDNGLDVINGGPWENVESYL; encoded by the coding sequence ATGAGTAATAATTCAGAATTTAAAAACATTCAAGAGTATCTAGATAAAGGTGCTGTAATATTAGACGTTAGAACGGAAGGTGAGTATAATGAAGGTCATGTAGATAATTCATTACATATCGTTTTAGATGAATTGGAATATGAAATAGACCAACTAAAAGCGCTTGATAAGCCAATAATAACATGTTGTAGAAGTGGAGCAAGAAGCGAAAGAGCAAAAGAACTTTTAGAAGACAATGGCTTAGATGTCATTAATGGAGGACCATGGGAAAATGTAGAATCTTATTTGTAA
- a CDS encoding trans-sulfuration enzyme family protein, with protein MDSNNFETQAIRTQTERSQYLEHSTPLYLTSSYVFEDAEDMRASFADEKERNIYSRYSNPNTSEFIDKICKMEGAESGYSFASGMSAIFSTFAALLDVGDHIISCNSVFGSTQTMFKNILPKWNISTSYFKINELDKIESLIQPSTKVIYAESPTNPAVDILDLEALGRIAKKHDLILIIDNCFATPYLQQPIQFGADLVIHSATKLIDGQGRVLGGVTIGRADLVKKVYLFSRNTGPALSPFNAWVLSKSLETLAVRLDRHCENALKIATFLEGHDKVNVVKYPFLKSHPQYELAKKQMKAGGNIVAFEVKGGIEAGRQFLNNIKLLSLSANLGDTRSIVTHPASTTHAKLTEEERLLTGITGGLVRVSVGLEHPDDIIKDLNQALAQ; from the coding sequence ATGGATTCTAATAATTTTGAAACCCAGGCCATAAGAACACAAACAGAGCGTTCTCAGTATTTAGAGCATTCTACACCTTTGTACTTAACATCTAGTTATGTATTTGAAGATGCCGAAGATATGCGAGCCTCTTTTGCAGATGAGAAAGAGCGTAATATTTACAGTCGCTATTCTAATCCAAACACATCAGAGTTTATAGATAAAATCTGTAAAATGGAAGGTGCAGAAAGTGGTTATTCTTTTGCTTCGGGTATGTCTGCTATATTTTCAACATTTGCAGCTTTATTAGATGTAGGCGATCATATTATTTCATGTAACAGTGTGTTTGGTTCTACACAAACCATGTTTAAAAATATTTTACCAAAGTGGAATATTTCTACCAGTTATTTTAAAATAAATGAACTTGATAAAATTGAAAGCTTAATTCAACCAAGTACTAAGGTTATTTATGCAGAAAGCCCAACAAATCCAGCAGTAGATATTTTGGATTTAGAAGCTTTAGGTCGCATTGCTAAAAAGCATGATCTTATTTTAATTATCGATAATTGTTTTGCAACACCTTATTTACAACAACCTATACAATTTGGAGCAGATTTGGTAATCCATTCGGCAACAAAGTTAATAGATGGTCAAGGTCGTGTACTTGGTGGTGTTACAATTGGTAGAGCAGATTTAGTTAAGAAAGTCTATTTATTTTCAAGAAATACAGGTCCAGCATTGTCACCTTTTAATGCTTGGGTATTGTCTAAAAGTTTAGAGACTTTAGCGGTTAGATTAGATAGACATTGTGAAAACGCATTAAAAATAGCAACATTTTTAGAAGGACATGATAAAGTAAATGTTGTAAAATATCCTTTTTTAAAATCGCATCCACAGTACGAATTGGCTAAAAAACAAATGAAAGCTGGTGGTAATATTGTTGCTTTTGAAGTTAAAGGTGGTATTGAAGCAGGACGACAGTTTTTAAATAACATTAAGCTACTATCGTTATCTGCAAACCTTGGTGATACTAGAAGTATTGTCACGCATCCAGCATCAACAACACATGCAAAATTAACTGAAGAAGAAAGATTGTTAACGGGTATTACTGGCGGTTTAGTACGTGTTTCGGTAGGATTAGAGCATCCCGATGATATTATCAAAGATTTAAATCAAGCGTTAGCGCAATAA
- a CDS encoding homocysteine S-methyltransferase family protein, with product MANIREELKKRILVLDGAMGTMLQAYKFSEDDFRGERFKDYASPLQGNNDLLSITQPEAIKTIHGKYFEAGADIIETNTFSGTTIAMADYQMEDLVYELNYQSAKIAKEVADEFTAKEPHKPRFVAGSIGPTNRTASMSPDVNDPGYRAVTFDELRIAYKRQVEALIDGGADLLLVETVFDTLNAKAALFAIEEVKDERNIEVPIMLSGTITDASGRTLSGQTAEAFLISISHIPLLSVGFNCALGANLLQPHLEAIASKTDFAISAHPNAGLPNAFGEYDETPEEMGEQIEEYLKKDLINIIGGCCGTSPEHIKVIASIAAKYSPRRHSELVSESH from the coding sequence ATGGCAAATATTAGAGAAGAATTAAAAAAACGAATTTTAGTGTTGGATGGTGCTATGGGTACCATGTTACAGGCTTATAAATTTTCTGAAGACGATTTTAGAGGCGAACGTTTTAAAGATTATGCATCGCCATTACAAGGAAATAACGATTTGTTATCCATCACGCAGCCAGAAGCTATAAAAACCATTCATGGTAAATATTTTGAAGCTGGTGCCGATATTATAGAAACCAATACCTTTTCTGGGACTACTATTGCAATGGCAGATTATCAAATGGAAGATTTGGTGTACGAGCTAAATTACCAATCGGCTAAAATAGCTAAAGAAGTGGCCGATGAGTTTACTGCAAAAGAACCGCATAAACCACGCTTTGTGGCAGGTTCAATTGGGCCTACAAATCGTACGGCTAGCATGTCTCCAGATGTAAACGATCCTGGTTATAGGGCAGTAACTTTCGATGAGTTGCGTATAGCTTACAAGCGACAAGTAGAAGCGTTAATAGATGGTGGAGCAGATTTGTTATTGGTAGAAACGGTTTTCGATACCTTAAATGCAAAAGCAGCTTTATTTGCTATTGAAGAAGTTAAAGACGAAAGAAATATAGAGGTTCCTATTATGTTAAGTGGTACCATTACAGATGCTTCAGGTAGAACATTGTCTGGACAAACAGCAGAGGCTTTTTTAATTTCTATATCGCATATTCCATTATTATCTGTAGGTTTTAATTGTGCTTTAGGTGCTAATTTATTACAACCACATTTAGAGGCTATTGCTAGTAAAACGGACTTTGCTATTTCGGCACATCCAAATGCAGGATTGCCAAATGCTTTTGGAGAATACGATGAAACTCCAGAAGAAATGGGAGAACAAATAGAAGAATATTTAAAAAAGGATTTGATAAATATTATTGGAGGTTGTTGTGGTACAAGTCCAGAACATATAAAAGTGATAGCTTCTATTGCAGCAAAATATAGTCCGCGTCGTCATTCTGAACTTGTTTCAGAATCTCACTAA